DNA from Dehalococcoidia bacterium:
ATATCTTTTTTGTATAGCAGATTTATTGCGATCTCGGGGTAAAGTTCCCTCAGACGACGCAACTTGCGGTTCTTTTCAGTGACCAGACTTTGCTTTAAGGTCGTCAGCTCGATATAGAGATCAAGGGCAGGAAGATAGAAATCCGGGGTGAACATCTCCGTTATTCGATCACTCTCCCACGTCAACGGGAATGATCTGGGTTCATATACCCAGTCGATTTGATAGAAATCCAGAATATGCGCCAATTCCTCTTCGCTGGGGTGAGCGAAAGTCACGGATCGAACCTGGCGCAGTAGAGCTGTCCCTGATTCAGCTTCATTCATTGCCTTTTCGAATTTCTGCTTTTCTTGCTCCAATAGATGAACGCGAATACCCATGGCGGCCAAGTTGGCCATAGCTGTGACAAAATTGATGTCCGCCTGTGTAAATTCGGTGGTTGATTTTGAGTAAGCTCTCAGGCTGCCTACCGTAACGGCACCTATAGTTACAGGTACTCCCAGCAGTGAGGCGATGCCTGCTTTGGCGGCCAGTTCGGGGTACTGAATGCGACTGTCTCCTCTAACTTCGGAAATAACCACCACCTGTCCATTGCTGACCTCAGAGAGACTCTTATCGGCCTTGAGGAGTCCTTTGCGGAGATAAAATTGAGGCAGTCCCCAGGAGGAGCTGTGGATCAGCCTGGTGTGTGTGGAATCGAGCAACACTAGAG
Protein-coding regions in this window:
- the hpt gene encoding hypoxanthine phosphoribosyltransferase, producing MSLKQVADIVVRGTAGAIGGGASLVLLDSTHTRLIHSSSWGLPQFYLRKGLLKADKSLSEVSNGQVVVISEVRGDSRIQYPELAAKAGIASLLGVPVTIGAVTVGSLRAYSKSTTEFTQADINFVTAMANLAAMGIRVHLLEQEKQKFEKAMNEAESGTALLRQVRSVTFAHPSEEELAHILDFYQIDWVYEPRSFPLTWESDRITEMFTPDFYLPALDLYIELTTLKQSLVTEKNRKLRRLRELYPEIAINLLYKKDIHRLLAKYGCGPLAQAKGQGIGKTLFSNVEIQRRVQELAQQISIDYTDRRPIMVGILRGVFCFIADLVRAMTIPVEVEFMAISHYEAKGNSVRITKDLEMDVSGRHLIVVEDIVDTGMTLNYMLHYLNGKQPASLAVCALLDKKVRRMAEVRLDYIGFEVPDEFVVGYGLDYKDEYRNLPFIGTLESPQVEVGQTASGKVVKGG